The following DNA comes from Astatotilapia calliptera chromosome 6, fAstCal1.2, whole genome shotgun sequence.
AGTTAGAAAGTTAGAAAATTCAAATAGCTTCCTTAAATAAACGGCAATATTGTAATCTGGCACAACAATATGTGAGGGcattaggctacgttcacactgcaggcgaaagcgcatcaaatccgatatttttgaccctatgcgactcatatccgatcatgttatgacagtgtgaacgcgcaaatccgatattttcaaatccgatctgggtcactttcgtatgtggtactgaatccgatacatatccgatgttttagaaagcgactgctgtttgaacggtcaagtcgcattaaatccgtcttttacgtcaccgacacaagacagacgccaattatcagctccggagaagcgcccgagaagacatcgcgaatgcttcctggccatcccgtgtagatgtcagtgaaactgttgggaagacagcattggagaaacgtgaacattttatttgtactgtataatctgcagattctgacagaaatctgcaactatcctttgaagcaccgcttctctaaaacagcaatggggataattattaggttatctacattattatgtaaataacaaaataacttaaagcaaaaattgggaaacgtaaagtccgaagtctttatattaagggccatcagtcacaCAATATtacttcttttgcgcatgcgggccgctttgagcgttcacactataGAGCGCGTTTgttgtcgcattttatttgtagtgtgaaatcggaattgagcattaagacctgcagtgtgaacgtagccttagttttGCCACTGATTAAAGTagaataaaacaataatgtATAAACCTTTTGCTCAGTGGAGTCCCATCCACCCATTTCCATGTCCCTTTCATGGCTGTCTCAGTTAATCCAATCCACATGacttttttaaagtttcttgTAAAGTCCTAGCAAATCAaaagtaaataattaattaatggaACTAATCACGTATTTATGAATTTCTTTCCATTATTATTACGTCACATTCACAAACCTGCTCTTCTTTGGTGTTGATAATTGCCAGGTCTGCACCTCTCTGTAAACAGTCGTCTCTACTGTCTTTCCAGGATTTCGCAATAGAGGAAATATAATAGAAACTTGGGCGGAAATAGACCCATCCTTGTTGAAAATATTGATCTGttgttggagaaaaaaaacaacatttaatatTTCAGAGATTAACACATAAATTTACATTAACAGTTTTATTCTAAAGTTCGGCTCCTGTTAAAAATTAGAACATTTTAAATAGTCAGCTTATGTAAAAAATCTCTTTAAGCAAAATTATCAGACTTCAGAGGCAGtctttgctttatttatttgtttatttattaatttgctGTGATCAGTATGTTGTCATTTAGAGATGATATTCCTAATAAGGTCAACCCAGGGCCTTTGTGGTCACAGTTCAAATGCTTTGAGTCTTCTTAAAAgggaaagtgtttgttttttaaataaaagataaacCAAGAGGCCGCAAGAATGCTGAACATAAGAGGCCTAAGAGGTATTATAGACTGCGAAAAGCACAGCAATTTAagcagagtccaagaataagaattataaaGCTGGACATGAGCTAAATAGATCTCCTTTAAGTATTGTAAGTCTTGCTTACAGCACTTACACAATGTTTGCTAATGAGGAAGGGCCTTGCAAGGGTAAAAATAGTCAAATACAAAAAGTGAGATGTAAAACGCTGTAACATGTTAAGTTTAAGTTGGTGTAAATTTTCATTTAACTCTAGATGGTGAATAAAATCATGCCGCCTACCACAGAACAAAATCCTGCTGTAACCATTTGAATGTAAATATCATTTACAGCTTGAGAATGTTGCATTAATTTGATTAGCCATAAAAAAGACTCATTTATTGTAATATATCCTACATGATACCCAGGTATACCAAAGTGTTGATATTATTAACCCttagtatatatacatatatgtgtatgaaAGGCCTCTTTACAAAGTTTACAAACTCATGCTTACCAGTGAGGTTTTTCAGCTCTTCGGTCTCCACTGTCTTAATACATGATGTTTTACTGTCTGCAAAAGCAGAAACATGTTGTCAACAGAATGTAAGACAAGCCCTCCCTACAAAAAAAGCCTAAAATTACTTTTTCTTCAAACCGATACTGGAAAACATTTTGTGTCACAGCGAAATGTAAGTACCTCATGACTATGgctttattttgagttttttggtACTCAAAAACTGAAACATGACTTTAACTGGAAAGTCCCTTTCTTTTTCTAACGCAATCTTTAGGGGTTCTTTGGTTGCATTTTGACTTGATGTTTTTGAATCTAAACTTCCCCAaatcttttttctctgtctgaaTGTCAAACAACTATTAATTCTAGCAGTACATATTACAATTCCTTGCCCTCAGTATTAGTGAGCTAAATGAAAACTAGACACAGGACTACAAATGTTTCATCTTGTCATTAATCAATGATGTACACAgtgataaaacaacaacaacaacaacaacaacaacaacaacaacaaaactaaactagGGCAGTACTCTGTTCCAATATCTGATTTgtaaaaaaagtgtttaaacgTTTAATTACGCTACTTACAGAAAGCAAAACGTAGGGAGATGTTGATGGCAGCTTGGAGGATACACAGGAGTCCAAAGCTAACAGCAACCAGTCTGGCTAGTTTTCTCCCTGCAACACAACCATATAAAAAGGCCTCTTTAAGTAGCCTCTTTAAAGAAACAGGTCTGCAGAATTTTTGGGCTAACCTTACTCATCGAAACCTGACAAACTCACAAAACTGAAAGATATCTGCATTtccatgttttcatttaaatattaggCGAATATGCAGTATAAACAATGATTGTTTGGaaagttattttaaatgaattttcttTATGTGGACGATGATCCTGGTAAAAGCATTTTAGTTGAAAATTATGGGGATTAGTTATGTAAAAACAACTGTAAAACTTGAAACAGTTACATCAATTTGCGAGCATGGTGGAGTAAGAATGTGTAATGGTTTTGCAAAGGAAAGAGAGAACAGAATGCAGAAGATGGACACAGCATGGCACTTCTTTCCCTGTAACCCACGAGCGCCTTCGATGCAAGTTTCTGTATGCTTATGCTTTTGTAGTATTGATggtctacattttttttctgtgcagttctgtgaaaatattttttgttgtttactcaATTGCTCTGTATATAGCTATACATCCCATACCCTGGTTCACACATTTACATCTATCGGCAATGTAGTTTTTCTAATTAACCTATTCCCACTAACTACATGTCTtctgactgtgggaggaagcctgagtacccacgcaaacacgggatgaacatgtaaactccacatagaaagaccccagcctgatggtggaattgagctcaggaccttcttgctatgaggcaacagtactaaccaccgtgctgcccaaataaatacagaagagagaaaagctcaTTATTAGctcacaaaacagcaaaatcagTAAGAGTTTTCAATGCAAATTATGTATACATCAGTAACACGTGTACATCAATTATtgcttcatttaaaatatacctttaaaaatgtgtttttttcgttgctattaaagaaaaaatcaaaatgatttatttcttacctggtgcagcagcagcagccccttGGCTGTGTTTATTAGAGCGACTTCTGTCTGACACATCAGGCAGATTTGCATAATCCATAGTAATCTCTAGTTGCTCTCTATGGGCAACTCTTGCCATCTTTTAAACAACTGCCTGGAGAGTGTCAGTGATGATGTAGAAtccacttcttcttttatacttttctgtttgcttgtttcctctttctgtcctTCACTTTGCTCAGTATTACATAGGTTTTACCCTTCACCCCCCACTTCCAATGGACCAGTTCCTCTGGGGGAACACCCAGTGTTCCAAAACCAGTAATTCtattgggggtgggggggatttGTCTGCCATAGTTAATAGTGATTTGTTGCAGGTGGCAGTTTGTCTGTAGTATAGGGTCTCCCAAGGAAAACTAATGCTAAAAGCAGTTCTTTAGAACACTATGGAAAAGGCAACAGTGGTAGTGGGTCTGGTAGTCTGGCCTTTCCCGATGATGATCAGCCAGGGCACATGGGCCAGCCCTGCTATGCATCCACAATCGACGGGAGGAACCATAGGAGTTTGATCCAGTGTGGATGAGGTGGTGGTCAAATTTGGAGGACTCAGTGATTTAatctattttaaatatatttataactaACCTTTATGGATTGCTTATGAATAATTTATGCAGAATTGTACCTCGAGCCTTTAAAGTGcagctgttttctcttttatttaatcAATTCCTTTGCTTCCTGTAATACCTTGTGaaccttcttcctttttttttaaaagtaacccaTAAATAGGGTTGGACTGGTAATTtggtatatataaataaaactgaattgaatgagtcattatatatattttgcacTTTTTACAGGCTACAAGCCAGCCTATAGCCTGGAATTATACAGGCTACAGGCTGGCTTGAAGGGCAACTGTGCACTGGCCCTACAAGCACTGATAGCAGCCCACTGGTTAATTTTTATTACGACAATATATTGCCCAATCAAATCTAAACCAACCTCTGTGTGGCTCAtagcatttatattttatatttttcagacACATAGCGATATCTTAATTGCAGTGAAACCTGATATTGTGAAAAGCCCAATTCAGCATAATGACAAATAATATGCGATAAATTAAGACCATACAAATTATAATTAAGGACAGCATTTACTCGTTTTGTTAAACATGATAATATTTAGCAagtcattttaatattaatgtacttaagtcttttaaaactagaaacacaaggtcatttattaaaatgtttgtttgcagaATTGTAGATGCCATTTACTAACAGTACCATCGACGGCAGTAAAAATGTTGTGGTTAAAAAAGGTTGTGAGGCcgcagaataaataaataaatggcaaAGATTTTTCTTCTTAGTCATGCAGCCATGTGGGAAAAGAAtagcaacaataaaaatgttttgaatggTAATGCTTGAGGTGACAAACCAAAATTTCCAACATTGCATAACTCGCAGTGATGGATGACAAAGCTGAGACTACGTAATCTTCCTGATGAAGCAACAGAGTGTGGTAAAAGTTCAGTTTTCCAAATGATTATCTCAGATAATTTACAGAGGCACAAACAGCCAGGGatgaagttttaaaaagtgaacaTTGAAGGCTAAAAGCATCAGACAATCAGGGAGAGCTagacaggaaacaaaactgACAGGAAAGAAAATGAACCCTACGAATACTACGATTAATCATGAATCAAATCACAAAACTCAGCTGATCACTAGAACCCAAAGTGTGAAACAGCAAAAGactcattttacatttgaatttagtGTCAACATTGACAGTGAAAACCAATTACCTAATGGTTGATGTTGCATTATTTGGAAGTGGAAGTGTATAGGTAACAGACTGATGTAACACACATCATCAACTGTGCAACTCCAACAGTCACACTGGGCTCAGGTGCACATGTTCAAGTTTCCTTGAGCATGACTGTGAAAAAGACTGCAAAGGTATAACGAAGACAAAGAAATACTACATGCAAAAAGGTTGTGAGTTGCAATTATCTCCAAAGCAAGACATGCTTTAACGCTTAGATTGAGGATGCAACATTCAGTTTGCATCCTAAACAACATAACAAGACTTAAGGATGAGAGGGACAGGCTTGAAATGAAACGttataaattttttaaaaatttttttctgttgttgcccACAGGTTGATTACGGGAAATTTGGGGGTTTGTGTCTAAAAATTgaagggtttttaaaaaatgcaaaaatagttCCTTATTATACAAATGTCCCAGGATTTTTCATGCAATGACTCCTGGTGCATATTGCTAATTGTATTTCAGAATCAATTACTAAACAGGTATTTATGTATTTGATAACAGTATTAATTCCAATTTTGCCACTGTGAAGAAAGGGTACAAGAAATAAacgtttaaaactttttaaaatattgtattaAGTTAATGTATTTGATCAGGCAGTTTAGAAGAGCAAATgtgaattaattaaaatgtctaGTATTTTAGGCCATAGAGTGTCTTTTCTGAAACTAGCACTAGGAGTCACTAGAGTTATTTGCACAGTATGATCCTAGTTTCAGCTTCAGTCTAGTCTGATATGCAAGTACAATGTACAGTTTAAACATCTAAATAGAATACATGATTTATATTCATAGTACAGTAAATGCCACTGTCATCATTGTCTTgtctgtgattttctttttgctctctcACAGAGTTGAGCTGCGGTGCGTCTTCTCAGCGCAGTCTTTCACAGTGGAGGGAAGTGAACTAGTTACTTCCTCTCTAaccatctgcttttgggtccggTTTTCAAACACACCGGCAAACCCCGCCGTGAAACTTTCATTCAAATAGCATTATATCTAAAtagatgaaacaaaaacaaatacatacatGGAAAcatgggaaaaaataaaatgaacaacaatatatttgatatattgCAAAAAGACTAAAGTTGTATTAAATACTTTTGGGCGATACAGTATGATACATGATGACATGTCACATGGCCTGCTTCTTCCAGCTTAAAGTAAAGTGCTTCATGCTGAACTGtgtagtacttttttttttgatggatttaaacatattttggaCAGATTATGTGTACAATGCAGCGAAGGTCTGAATGTTGATTGTACTTGAAAGAGAAACAGGGTATCATCTCTGTGACAGTGGTAagagattttatatttttgaaaaataacattaaGACATTTGTCAAGACAGTAAGGCAGTTTCACAAATCCAGTGACTAGTTTTTAAGCAAGTATGTCGTTCCATTTGAGTAACATATCACTGTTGTAATTTAGTAACTTGGCACAGTCCTCTTCGATATGTTCGCCTCCTCCATTGTCAGGCTGTGGATGGTACCAGTAGCTGTGACTGGAAAAAATTGATAAAAGGACAATGTTCTAGTGAAATATATTTTGCACTAATAATAATGGGaaataaagttaacaaataGTGTATGAAGTTTAAGCTTAGAGTGAAATATTTTAACTGTCAGCAAACTGGATATACTGGATTTTGCATTCACCTTCATGATCTCCAGAGGAGGACAAAAATAATGCACAACGTTTTTACTCATGGATTCAAAGGTGTATTG
Coding sequences within:
- the LOC113023955 gene encoding CD209 antigen-like protein E, which produces MARVAHREQLEITMDYANLPDVSDRSRSNKHSQGAAAAAPGRKLARLVAVSFGLLCILQAAINISLRFAFYSKTSCIKTVETEELKNLTDQYFQQGWVYFRPSFYYISSIAKSWKDSRDDCLQRGADLAIINTKEEQDFTRNFKKVMWIGLTETAMKGTWKWVDGTPLSKSYWGPDEPNGFEGKNEDCVEINFFDFENSWNDIPCENQNFWICEKKLVS